A segment of the Arachis hypogaea cultivar Tifrunner chromosome 5, arahy.Tifrunner.gnm2.J5K5, whole genome shotgun sequence genome:
aatcatcacatGTCATGGAATCTAGGTTACTACTCTcggaaataattaaagcttttgtttcccactctttagtgagacatctcaacactcttctcataagcacagaatcagaatgtgttATTCCcatagcatctaagccaacaatgatggtgttgaaccgttcgaacagttcatcaatggattctcctttcttcattgcaaacatttcatactctctattTAACATGTCTATCTGAGTCTTCttcacaatggtggttccttcatgagtgatttgcagtttatcccagatttcctttgccgttgtgcatcatgatacccgtcggtattcctcaaagctgatagcacaattgagcagatttacagccttggcatttagctctaccttctttctatctttctcggtccagcttgcttctggtttaagagtgactactccttcagcacttgtgttaGTTGGGAATTGAGGACCCTCCATGATAATCTTCCATAGTCTgtagtctactgcttgcacaaatatcttcattctctccttccaataggtgtagtttttcccattgaaaagaggcggtTTGTTGCTTGACTATCCTTCTGTAAGGTTGTAAGACACAAGATTTGAGCCACTGCTTTCTGCCATATAGATCTTTTCTCCAagttgcaaagcttgatctctttgagaccaagctctgataccaattgatggttttagtggctaagagaaggggggttgaatcttagccccctttttactCAGTAATGCTTTCTGGTCTTTGAAATGACTTCAGGAGACttttgatttttgtctcgtccctagccacgagacttttatttttgtctcgtcacttggcacgagatatttttcagtttaagctcctgtgcagtagaacagaaatggagtagaaaagatagaaaattacacccagatatttcctagttcagctgctaagtgcagtgcagcctacatccagtctccattacAACTGTgatggaattttactataatgttcttgattacagactgtaaagggctaacccaacttacaaggagattcccacaaaatcatgatacacaacacagatgtacaaaagaactctaaggacatctatggctttttcttttaattttgcactttctgccttttttcgctctatggctttttcatataaacctcactgtttgcctttttctatgagactcaagacatgacaaaattaaacagaaaaatacaaaacagaatacattaaaggagaagaaaaatctgttagcttaggtagctctgagacttttgtaccttgcactctcactacttactccttgctccaaactgtggctgttctctctttttatagaagaggaaATCCTCCACATTTGAAGCTAAAaatcaagccaacttcttcttctccaagaacaaaaccggttcgaccagagagagagagagagaagagataacccatgcaaaacccaacatgcaattacctctagtccttccttggtcatcactcttcatcaatccgagcacttcatccttggcttgctctccaagatgaatttctggcccttaatgcttcatgatgatgatagcttcatctgctccacttttgcttcctccctcacgtagccaccctagctaccttctATGATGAGTGAACACAAAAGCAGAGATAAGCCATCCCTCCAAGAATCTTCTCCTTGCTGGCTGAATTTTTTTCAactatttttggtatggagaagccaagatttcatcaccatatcttatcataagtgataagaatctcagccactatattttttatgttttcttgccatcagtTTGATGGTCTCGATGCATATAGctccttctttcttttggtaGCTCAACTTAGCTTCCATAATTTCTTCTGCGATATGaccaaagagaagaaagagatgagagagaagatagagctagaagaaaagcaattaaatgaatcaaattaattgaaatgagattgcttttacttcccttgcaGTTTAGCGTGCAACATTGATGTCCTCAATCAAATCAATGAcactttctctctcatagttctcATGCATTTATTAACTtcactttaatgaaatttgaattccatcacaTGGTGAAGTGTGAGATCCGTTGAAGGCATAAAGCAATAACAACGTTTGCTTTCCTGGTTAATTGTTTTCGGATCATGCATTGGTTgtataacaaaaattattaactTGGGCTTGTAGCAATAATAGTTCAATTTTCGCCCAAGTAATGTAACCATTAATTCAGCCATATGGATCAAAGGATTTTTGTATCAATgctaaatgttaaatttaatttggGCCTATGATAATGTTTGGATTCTGACTCAAATAATCACAAATTGCTTCAGCCACATAATATAGGAAACATTAAACAAGGCTGAATGGTTTTAAGCATATTGGGCTTGTAATAATTCTGCTTTTTTGTTCGGCCCAATAAGaaaacctgcatcacaaaattattaattaacatatgttaaataaaaattaatttaataattttataattaattattttaataatatttgttcatcatcaaaataaatttgagttttccaaactcatcgaTACTAAATACTGTGTTGATTATTTTATACTAACTATATTTGGTAGTATAATTTAGCTTTACTTCTCTTACTAAGCTTTAGGGTtgaaatttaaagattaaaaatttaaGTAATGTATATGTATGAAATTTTACAACAAAATAGTAACAATTATGGGAAATTATGGTATTCAAAAGTTTATATTGTTAGACAAAATAATATCTAAAGATAAgaacaataaataaatttcaaataatttaaatatgtgataaaaatgataaaaaattgtTTTCATAAGAGTCAAATCACATTTGCATTTAACAAATGTTTGGTATATTTGATTCGAATTTTTGTAAAAGTGTTCAGATAACTATTTGAAAGgtatatcaaaataataaaaaaaataatttctagactttttatttttttaaaaaagtttgggCCATTCATTAAAAGAAATTCATTTGgaataaaattatcaaaatttaaaagataaaaatatttttttatttttaataatatttataaaaaattatatcaaaatttaatttttaaaatattttttaaatatatataaaatatctgattatttttgttagcaatttaaattttttattattattttaagagaAATATCTTTATGAATCAAATTTAACTAAGTTAAACAATAAGGTTTGGGTGATTGAGCAAGTGaaagtgataaaaataatttttgttgaaattaGAACAATTTAATTTGACTTGATTGATAAAAAAACTTGTATGTATTACCTACCAAAAATGGTGGATTCTATGGTGTAGAAAGAAAATTGTTTCTACATGTGTAGAAGGATAGGTGTCAATGCATTAGTAGTTTATGTTGATGGCTTTTGGATGGGGAAGAATTAATTAGAGTACACAAGTATTGATTCATTGGACccacaaaaaaaaagagtgtgtgaCATTATATATGTGTCATAAAGACAACTTAttaggtttttttattttaataaattgaataaatattttatttattaaaataaataatttaaaaaattattaccatgtagacgagatatatgtatttataaatataaaaatatattttataaaaataataaaaatattaataatttaaactagatcaaactcttaaaaatagaacATTCAATTAATATGGAAGGTGGACGATCTTAACCGTACTACGTCCATCTACCGgcgttttttattagaatttacactaaatcaattcaaataataataaggcGGGATTCGAATCCCCAACACTTGCTTAAGCAAATTAGTGAGCTAACTACTAGACCAAGttcattaattagttagttaaaaccGCCTATTTCTTCTATTATTTTGAAACTGctcatcttttctattatttgaaactgcttatctttcttattatttgaaatattctatttttaagagtttgatttaatttaaattattaatattttttattattttcaaaaattatatttttatatttacaaatacatatatctcatttacagtgaggagatatatgaaaattgaaaaaatacacaTATCTCAATACGgataaaattatctcgtttacagtataaacaagataagagatgcttatgtattttcctaataatttttaaaattatttatttcaaaaaataaaatatttatttaatttattaaaataaaaaattcccacatattatttgatttattgttaataaatatgtATATCACTAATCAAATTAGAATTAAGTCCATtagatgaaaaaaattttgaaaaaaaaatatttttttaatattaaccaaaatatttttcatagaatttaaaaaagaaaaagatttggaGACTAATTTACTTTCACTCTTAaaattattactattaaaaacgaaaaaatgtataatttaagTAATAGGTAATTACTATTCATTTACTGtggttaacaaatttaatttgtttttataattatatgtcctaaatatattactaattatttttatatttttaatattttacatgttttaatttataaattgaattgataatttaCTATTATTAAAGGTATCCcattttttagaagaaaatatttaACTTTGAACAAAAGACTAAATTagaacaatataaaatattttagacaaaaataaaatattaataatttaatttatataaaatgttttagacaaaaataaaatattaatataatttttgaaaataataaaaaatattaataatttaaattaaatcaaactcttaaaaatataatatttcaaataataagAAAGATGAGCAGTTTCAAAATAATAGAAGAAATAGGTggttttaactaattaattaatgaacTTGGTCTAGTGATTAGCTCACTAATTTGCTTAAGCAAGTGTTGGGGATTCGAATCCCccctattattatttgaattgatttagtgtaaattctaataaaaaacccCGGTGGATGGACGTAGTACGGTTAAGATCGTCCACCTTCCATATTAATTGAAATgttctatttttaagagtttggtctaatttaaattattaatatttttattatttttataaaatatatttttatatttataaatacatatatctcgtctacatggtaataattttttaaattatttattttaataaataaaatatttatttaatttattaaaataaaaaaacctaaTAAATTGTCTTTATGACACACATATAATGTCACATACTCTCTTTTTTTGTGGGTCCAATAAATCAACAATTGTGTACTCGAATTAATTCTTCCCCATCTAAGAGCCATCAACATAAACTACTAATGCATTGACACCTATCCTTCTACAcatgtaaaaataattttctttctacACCATAGAATCCACCACCAAAAATAGTAGCTAATTGTTTAAGAAAACAAAATGACCTGAAAAAACATAACTCCATGCAGATAGTTGGAGGTAATAAGCGAATCATGGAGCAGAACGTATAAAATCACCATGTTGTGCTTGGTACTTTTAACAAAACTCCTGCTGATCTTTTGAATATAAAAATACAGCATGGAGACTTGGAAAACACCACGAAGTTGAGACTGAGGACTGATGATGAGCGTGAAGTAGCTGAGAAACTGTAAAACCATCTCATTGACTCATTCTTTCTACGGTAAGCTGTCATCCAGGTAAGTTGGACCAAGAAATTCCAAGAAGCAGCATTATCATTAATTAATGATTTGTAAAGTTTTTTTTATTGCGGCATCATGATTAAATTTGACCGTCATgctagagaaataaaaaaaacaattaaaacttatcttatttagcattaaACAAGTTTCGACATTTTTGGTGTGTACAATGGCTATTGAGTTATGAAATGAACATCTCCTATACTATTTAGAATAATCATCCGAGTACAAGGCATAATAAACATCTTCTCGAAAAATtaaataccatgtcatgataccactcatcccaaaagcttcagctgatgagaacatgtaacactaataattatatctctaatattccataaacctccattgtacacattgtatacatatttcattggctcctcatactttcccaatatttttttattaccaagcATTTCCAAATTTTGACGGACGAGGTGAGGGATTGACCCCATGGTTAATCGGAAATGTGAAAGTAGTTTCCATAAATACTTGTTTAACTCTGTTATTAAATCATTTCTCTTGTAATGATCGACCATGGTCTTCTTTTTTAAATACTTGTATGATCGACCATGGTCCTCACACTAACAGCTAGCTAGCTTCCATGGCTACTCCGCAAGCTTtcccctcttcttcttttccttccttcAGGGACAGGGAGTGGGAATTCGATGTGTTCCTCAGCTTCAGAGGCCCTGAAACTCGCTACGGTTTCACTGGTTATCTCCACAAAGCATTTTGTGAGAAGGGAATCCGTACCTTCATGGATCTTGAGGATCTTATCAGTGGCAATAAAATCCAACAAACATTTGCTAGAGCAATTGAAAGCTCCAGGATTGCCATTATTGTGTTCTCGGAGCATTATGCTGACACCGATTTCTTGTTGAGGGAACTTGTCAAGCTCTTGGAGTGCTCTCAACGCTGTGGCCAATTTATTTTGCCGATTTTCTATTTGATGGATCCCGGCGACGTGCGGCATCAGAGAGGCAGTTATGAGAAAGCAATGGCGGTGCACGAGGAGCGGTTCAAGGATAAAGCGCCAATTTGGAGAGCCGCTCTGCGTGAAGCAGCCAACTTATCCGGCTTGCATTACAAAGGGTATGAGTCAatttaggtgaaaactcagggCAGTCAACTTCACGCGAAGGTAATAGTTGAGAGCTGTtaaatgatttgaatgatttgactaaatttttatcacacggctttcaattatcaactttacgtgaagtttcAATTATCTAACAGGCCTTTTGCGCATTGGCATGATTGAAGACGAGGCTTTCTTATATTgtgcagggatgaatttgaaTACGAATTTATTGAGAGGATCGCTAAACAGGTGTTGGCGATCATTAAAGAGGACAGCGTACCTGTTGTTGCTGATTATCCAGTCAGAGCAGAGTCTCATGTGAAAGCGTTGTCATCGTTTTCTTTCCCAAGGCAATACCAATACCATGTGTTTCTCAGCTTCAGAGGCTGTGATACTCGCTATTGTTTCACTGGCAGTCTCTTCAAAGCTCTCCGCGACAACAAAATCCACACCTTCATGGATGATGTAGGCCTTCACAGAGGGAATGATATATCAAGAACACTAATTGAGGCAATTAAAGGCTCCAGGATTGCCATCATTGTGTTCTCTCAGAACTATGCTGATTCTACTTACTGCTTAGATGAACTTGTCAAGATCTTAGAGTGCCAAGAGTCTGATGGCCAGTTCGTTTTGCCCGTTTTCTATGATGTATATCATAGCGACGTGCGACGACAGACGGGTAGTTTTGGGGCAGCAATGGCTAAACATGAGGAGAAGTTCAAGGATGACCTGTCGAAAGTCGAAAAATGGAAGCGGGCTTTGCATCGAGCAGCTAATTTTACTGGCTTTGTTTTCGATGGGTACCTTTCCATGTCTTGTTTCACTTTTATTTTATCAGTCCAAGAATAAAATTTCACTGTTGTCTTGTATATTGAGCAGGAAAAAATATGAACACGAGTTAATTGGGAAGATTGTTGAAGTGGTGTCAAGGGAGATTAAACGAGTTGCTTTACACGTTGCTGACTATCCAATTGGACTAGAGTCTCAAGTTTCAGAAGTAAAATCGCTTATATTCTCTGATGGCTATGATGGAGTCCACATGGTAGGGATTCATGGAAATGGTGGATCAGGGAAAACAACAATAGCTCATGCAATTTATAATTTGATTGCTAACGGTTTTGAAAGTATATGTTTTCTTGAAAATGTGAGAGAAAATTCATATCAGCATGGTTTAGTGTATCTTCAAAATATGCTTCTTTCTAATGTATTCGAAAGGAAGAATCTCAAAGCAACAAGTTTTTTACAAGGAATTTCAACAATAAAGCACTGGCTCCAACAAAAGAAGATCCTTTTGATTCTAGATGATGTTGACAAACCAGAGCAATTACAAGCTCTTGCTGGAAAACCTGATTGGTTTGGCCGAGGAACAAGGGTCATCGTTACGACAAGGGACAAATATATACTAGAGAGCCATGGGATTGAAAGAATCTATGAGATGGAGAACTCAAATTCGGTAAATACCCTTGAATTGCTCAGTATGATGTTTAAACTGACCATGTTAATCAAAGTAACTTGATTATGTTAAATTGTAAAGTAACTTGTGCTTGTGGGACTTCCATTGATTTTggaatttgtgttgtttggttGAAGTATATAAGAGTGGAAATTTTCATTGGATCATTATAAAGGATCCACAAtatagaaatttaaaagatacttAGAATTTGAACTTTTTAGCAAACAAGACATTTGAAATTGTTAATCTTTTATCTTATCATCccattttctcttctcttctcaggAATCAAATATCTCTGCATCAGATGGAAAAGACAACGGAGATCAACTGGGTGAAAAAAATCATTTTCCAAGATCAAGTCAATGATCCCTTAAAGCCTCTAGGTTCTGAAGATATTAGTCTTTGAAGGAGCAAACAAGCTTCTGTTATTCAAGCTGAATCATATACAGAAATCATAGGTTTCAATGAAAATCCAGCCTTTGTCATACTAGTTTTCCAGAAAGAATAGATAGTGGTAAACAAGAAGTCCCAAGAGCCTAATAGATAAAAAGAAGTGTTTGACAGTTGAAAGGGATGATTTGAGGAACCGAGCGCTAAGGTAATACCGAAGCATAGTGGTAATGACTTGGAGAACAATTCTTTGGAGAGTCTTAGCAATTTTCAGGTTCATTTTCACCAAAATAGAGTGGTTACCAAAGAGTTTTACCAGTACTGTAATATAATTATACTGTAgtgtatttaactatttatagaAGCATATCATGTACTATACAAGTTTTTTAGTGACActggtgtatttttcatttttttttgtaaaaataaccATTTATACCTATAAACTTTACGAATGCTGACAAAAATACCCATTAAAGAAGGAAACTAACGTTGTATCCATTAAAGATGGAttccgtatgacaaaagtatcaaaatcctaaatttatattgactttttaataaaattttagaattacCCCACTATTATCTTCAACATCAACTCCCAACCATTTCTTCTTTCCCACTCAAACTTTTACATCCTTCCATTACCACAACTTTAACCACCTTCTTTTTTCTCTGCTACTCCACCACCAATACCATGACGGCATTTCCATCTTCATGAACCATCTCCAAGAAACTTTATCACCGATACAACCTCTTCCCCTTTCTCTCCCCCTCTTTCCCAAACCCTGCGTCATTTTGAGAGAATTTGAACAATGAATACACTCAATTAGTTCAATTTGGGTatagataaaaacaaataaattattagTTACAGGAAATTTGTTCAACTTCATTAAGTATATAATAAATTTGTAATTTGTAATATTGTAAATATAGGACCTTTCTCCATGGAGTTCATGAACTTGAAGTGGACCTAGGAGGAGTTGAATCGCACTACAGGAAGGGACCTTGTGCGTTAGATCTCGGTTCAGTCTCGCTTCCGGAGCTTCTCCATCTTGTGGCAGCATTAGACGGGATCTTTGCCGGAGAGGCATTGCAGCATCTCTATGCAACGGTGCCGCCGGAGCTTGAATCCGGTGGCTCTAAACTCTAAACTTGCCACTGTGCTAAGGTATAGTTGATCTATGCATGGGCTTGAGGCAGCGCTAGGGCCGCCGCAGAATTTGGGTGGCTGCAGTTGAAGGTGGTACCGTTGCGTGGGAACAGATGGATTGCCTGGTTACCTTGTTGTCGTCTTTGTCATCGGCAACAGTGGTGGTTAGTGGAGTTGTAGAAAATAGAGGGTGGTTAAGATAGTGGCAATAGAGTTATTTGAGATTTgggaaagaagaaagaggagttGAAGATAAGGATGGgataattctaaaattttattaataaaaaatcaacataaatttacgATTAGATACTTTTGTCGTACGGATACAATGTTAATTTCCTTTTTTAATGGATATTTTAGTCGGTATTCATAAAATTTATGAGTACAAATGATTATTTTTCCATTCTATTTTCATTGGACAATGAACTGTTTGTTCTCAGAGACATGGATACAAAAGGAGCAAAACGTACACTTTCTTAAATTTGGAAATTTATGATGAAACAAGCCAAAATGTTTTCAACACTATGTAATTGGGAAAAGTTTGGTAACCAAAACCAAAATCtgccaaaattttttattttaactttatttaattagatgaacaaattttaattattatgctTTCACGCGCCTACTGCTTTTAATTATTGCAatatttattgtatataaaaacattaattgtatatattaaatagtatattataaatacatatcTTATCAATTTACATTCTTATTAAATGAATatacataatttatatttatagtttttaatttatattataataacaaaagtacattttttatttattatgtaacatttatatatttatacacataatttttataattaatacatttttacaattaatattatGCAATTCTAAACTATATTTTAGGGCAAAACACATAAGTAAACCATAGCTAGGTCAATATTACATGAATCATCCAAATCAAAAATTggttcatcaatcaaccaaaggagatttttatataattcgaaccaatttgGTTCGAACTCAATctccatgtaattcgaaccaattaggttcgaattacacCCTGTAAAGGTTTGCCAAATAATTCGAACTAATTAGATTCGAACTTCtacatataattcgaaccaattaggttcgaattagTGTGAAGAATTAGCCAGCAAGTAATTCGAACTAagatggttcgaattactaagaaTTCGTTCCACACAGCAATTTAAGTTACAAACATAGTTTCTGCATCATGGTTTAATAAAACTCGCAGAGTTATTTATTCCGGTGTGCATTAGACATACATTTCGTTTAAAACTGCGGAGAAAGAACATATTCATTAACTAAATTCCCATTCAAAGTACATCACACTGACGTTAACAAATTCTATCAGTCAGCAACTACAAGTAAGAAAACCGATAATAGTGGAATCTAAACGCGAAATTGAAACAACAAAAGTACCAAATCCACCAAAACACCTAATCATGCCCCCGTGTGTGCTCTGCTCCTCCGAGCTGTGGGCAACTCCGGCGTGTATGGCCCGGCTGCCGACAAAGCCCACACCTCTTTGGCCGGttcggatctgcctcgtccatattGGTCTGTATCCTAGTGGACCTCGGCcgaccctctctcgcacgcctctTATTGGGGTCAGGGATGACAGTCGGCCCGTCAtatggtggccagaaaccctccggaatgggaggtgtgaaacCCATCCGATACACACTGAAGACCGAACTAAGACGATACACGTGGTGGACGTAAGGCTCCCATGTAAGCCGTGAGTAGGCCAGCATGCCAGTGCGTGGGGACACGGGAAATGAAGATCCTGGAAGTATCCACAGTCACATGTCTGAGATGCAAGCGAGACTCTGTAGCTACCTAGTGTGAAAGAACCAGTCGGAGTTGTCTCTGCAACGGTGAACTCAGAGTTATCTCTGTCGTACACAGTAACGGTGAAGCACCTagccgtcttcaagttggcctctatACACTTCACCAAGTGCTGACTAAATTGTTGTCCGGTTCCCATCTGCGCCTCAGCCTCACTCCCTTTGCGAACAAATAATTCGGCCAACCTTTCCTTTGTTGCCTTCACTAGCGAGCACACAGGTAGGTTTCGTACACCCTTGATGATCGAGTTCACACACTCAGatatattcgtcgtcatgtgtccaaattggttcgaattacttgctgGCTAATTCTTCACActaattcgaacctaattggttcgacTTATATGTAGAAgttcgaacctaattggttcgaattatttGGCAAACCTTTACAAGgtgtaattcgaacctaattggttcgaattacatggagATTGAGTTCGAACcaaattggttcgaattatatagaaatctcttttggttgattgatgaactaatttttaatttggcTGATTCATGTAATATTGACCTAGCTATGGTTTACTTATGTGTTTTGCcatatattttgttatatattttaaattatttcataTATGCACTAATAAATTATGATtcaaaatgttttaattttttttaagatattatgcatttaaattaacgtataattttttaaatcattgataatttaaaaatttgtttcatatttttcaaagtgaaatgatttattttgatttagatatattttcaaattttactataattagatttgaaaaaagaatattaaatacttaaattaatttattcaattagcAAATTTATTTATAACATCTATAAGTtaattcatacacataacattcataGTTAGATAAGctacacataacatccataatttcatattaataacatccaaaatttcatattaataacattcataatttcatatatattactaaattttaaactgcgtgtcttatatattatatatttcaaattattttatatgtacACCAAAGAgtcataattttaatattttttatttactatttatacgtattcttatttattgattttaatatgacgagttaataattatttttaaaattttatttattaatttttgtttatattttatttttattttttaatttataatagtcTATAAGTAAAATATGAGTTGTATAACAGGAATtgttaaattctctaatttaatatctatatttttatgcatataatatttatattttatatacacaTTATATCTATAATCAATAAATTGgtgctaatttattattatttattattttattttgcaggtcataaactaataattttggatgtttataattttcaataaatagaAACCGATCAAATTtaagatgtttttattttttatttttaaatgtgtTGATATGAtttgagattttttaaaaattaaaaatataagaatttgagatttttatttgggagaaaaaaattatagaattataAATGCATCTAGTAATAATGagagaaaaatttttagaatttgattcacattaaatttagaattaacttttaatataattaaatgagAACAGATAATTAATTATAGAAAGAAATTAATTGTGTCAATTAAATTAGGAGAGTACTTTACACTTTCTTATAAACACAAATGTtattaatcatatatttttatttattatctataataTTTTGCCTACATAGCATTACTCTAATTAACTAGGGAGAACTGTGCACAgtgattaataaatatataaaataattataaatataaatagaaaaatattttttaaataataaaaatttaatcacataaaaatatacattgtaataaatctatgaaaattttaaaacttgtaattatttatataaatatttttactaaaaatattatatatacataaaaaattaaaaaatcaaccaCTATATATTTTCGTATAAATACTTATGTTATTTCattctcaatatttattttatattttgataggTATTTTATGCGAGTAACTATTTTTTTGCATGCCCATAGCataattatatctttattaaTTTCTATTCCAAAAATTAAAGTTTCATATATctatattatcaattattttaataagtacaaataaattatatttttattgaataaaattaaaacaaaaatattaaaataaa
Coding sequences within it:
- the LOC112801819 gene encoding disease resistance protein RPV1, with the translated sequence MATPQAFPSSSFPSFRDREWEFDVFLSFRGPETRYGFTGYLHKAFCEKGIRTFMDLEDLISGNKIQQTFARAIESSRIAIIVFSEHYADTDFLLRELVKLLECSQRCGQFILPIFYLMDPGDVRHQRGSYEKAMAVHEERFKDKAPIWRAALREAANLSGLHYKGDEFEYEFIERIAKQVLAIIKEDSVPVVADYPVRAESHVKALSSFSFPRQYQYHVFLSFRGCDTRYCFTGSLFKALRDNKIHTFMDDVGLHRGNDISRTLIEAIKGSRIAIIVFSQNYADSTYCLDELVKILECQESDGQFVLPVFYDVYHSDVRRQTGSFGAAMAKHEEKFKDDLSKVEKWKRALHRAANFTGFVFDGKKYEHELIGKIVEVVSREIKRVALHVADYPIGLESQVSEVKSLIFSDGYDGVHMVGIHGNGGSGKTTIAHAIYNLIANGFESICFLENVRENSYQHGLVYLQNMLLSNVFERKNLKATSFLQGISTIKHWLQQKKILLILDDVDKPEQLQALAGKPDWFGRGTRVIVTTRDKYILESHGIERIYEMENSNSESNISASDGKDNGDQLGEKNHFPRSSQ